A section of the Neorhodopirellula lusitana genome encodes:
- a CDS encoding LamG-like jellyroll fold domain-containing protein yields the protein MNNPLSNDSHEGGPRKHDLSIDHLIEKYFLDELSEAEKSELINALSQDRHHRDRFRSAARIDAELRHSCSGEDSGSAEVSRQLDATLGGKMTSEALADPFPSRLSWATQRGWQSLVVAAVILVVAGLVFIATDKAAAPQSLVLARLVSGFDHQFRTGFSPSNDSFGSGDYELTHGAITIQFQSGVDVSIESPARFGIVNATRIKMAAGRARAIVPEAGHGFVIETPTADIEDLGTEFGVYVDDQQETELHVFAGEVNLRSLTQPSQHLYEDMAVRLTSAGTEHLARTDDVAFTTSGTIGYQRWLADSQVRRSDPSTVLYYDFERDLSRPQSLRDVSETEPAINGDVQGCFWATGRWPNKGALLLEHLGDRVELDVPGKFDALTISGWLQINRFDSALQCFLNTRDWQRGEHHWNILRDGVMRTGVSGAYALTAYRKRIPLGRWTHLVASLDRNHQTASYFLDGENVGQIAWDSKAPIVFGPCTIGAFGTTQQTPESSGNVSVENPPSKVTYDRELRGRIDELAIFRRAFSAAEVKELYEAGSGFQ from the coding sequence ATGAATAACCCACTCAGCAACGACTCGCACGAGGGTGGCCCTCGCAAGCACGACTTGAGCATCGATCATCTGATCGAGAAGTACTTTCTCGACGAGTTAAGCGAAGCCGAAAAATCCGAATTGATAAACGCCTTGAGTCAGGATCGGCACCATCGTGATCGGTTTCGCAGTGCCGCCCGAATTGATGCGGAGCTACGCCACTCTTGCAGCGGTGAAGATTCTGGCTCGGCGGAAGTAAGTCGCCAGCTGGATGCAACGCTGGGCGGAAAAATGACATCCGAAGCATTGGCTGATCCATTTCCCAGTCGCCTTTCTTGGGCGACGCAGCGAGGATGGCAGTCACTGGTCGTGGCGGCTGTCATCTTGGTCGTAGCTGGATTAGTTTTCATTGCGACGGACAAGGCTGCGGCCCCTCAGTCGCTTGTCTTGGCTCGCTTGGTGTCGGGCTTTGACCATCAATTTCGAACTGGCTTTTCGCCTTCGAACGACTCGTTTGGATCTGGCGACTATGAACTGACTCATGGCGCCATCACGATTCAGTTTCAATCGGGAGTGGATGTTTCGATTGAATCCCCGGCCCGGTTCGGGATCGTCAATGCCACTCGGATCAAGATGGCTGCGGGGCGCGCTCGGGCGATTGTTCCCGAAGCCGGTCATGGCTTTGTGATCGAAACGCCGACCGCTGACATCGAAGACCTGGGGACGGAGTTTGGTGTGTATGTGGATGACCAACAGGAGACGGAGCTGCATGTTTTTGCTGGCGAGGTCAACTTGCGATCTCTGACCCAGCCTTCCCAGCATCTTTACGAGGATATGGCGGTGCGGCTGACAAGTGCCGGAACCGAGCATCTTGCTCGTACCGATGATGTTGCGTTCACTACCTCGGGGACGATCGGTTACCAACGCTGGCTGGCGGACAGTCAGGTGCGACGCAGTGACCCTTCGACGGTACTGTACTACGACTTTGAGCGGGACCTCAGCCGGCCTCAGTCGCTTCGCGATGTCAGTGAAACGGAGCCCGCTATCAATGGAGACGTCCAGGGTTGCTTTTGGGCGACGGGGCGTTGGCCCAACAAGGGAGCTTTGCTGTTGGAGCATCTAGGTGACCGGGTGGAGCTCGACGTCCCAGGAAAATTCGATGCGTTGACGATCTCCGGCTGGTTGCAAATCAATCGTTTCGATTCGGCACTGCAGTGTTTTCTAAACACTCGCGACTGGCAGCGTGGCGAGCACCACTGGAATATTCTTCGGGACGGGGTCATGCGCACCGGAGTCTCGGGGGCCTACGCCTTAACGGCCTATCGAAAACGGATCCCGTTGGGGCGATGGACACATCTTGTTGCATCGCTTGATCGCAACCATCAAACAGCCTCCTATTTTCTGGATGGCGAGAACGTCGGCCAGATCGCCTGGGATTCTAAGGCACCCATCGTGTTTGGCCCTTGCACGATTGGTGCCTTTGGAACGACTCAACAAACACCGGAAAGTTCAGGCAATGTCTCTGTTGAAAACCCGCCATCGAAGGTCACCTACGATCGTGAACTTAGAGGCCGGATCGATGAGTTGGCGATTTTTCGTCGCGCCTTTTCAGCGGCTGAAGTGAAGGAGCTCTACGAAGCGGGCAGCGGGTTCCAGTGA
- a CDS encoding rhomboid family intramembrane serine protease, with amino-acid sequence MIPLRDDIPSHTTPLVNYLVIALCSLAFLAQQSSSDQSEGIVASYAMIPLRLTDPGVTPVIETQAQVRTPRGIEVVNVRKEMGPSAVPPWVTLITCMFLHGGWMHFLGNMWFLYIFGDNVEDRLGHFGFATLYLGTGIVAGLAHLASDPSSPIPTLGASGAIAGVMGAYAFLYPHARVLAVLPLFVFFTTFVVPAPIFLGIWFAIQIFSGISSGAGGVAWWAHAGGFAAGIIAAVIIGRLPMGHGPVVERRF; translated from the coding sequence ATGATTCCGCTGCGAGACGATATCCCCAGCCACACCACTCCGCTGGTTAACTACTTGGTGATCGCGCTGTGTTCGCTAGCGTTCCTGGCTCAGCAATCATCGAGCGACCAAAGTGAAGGAATCGTGGCATCCTATGCCATGATTCCGTTGCGTCTGACCGATCCCGGGGTCACGCCAGTCATCGAAACCCAGGCCCAAGTAAGAACTCCACGAGGAATCGAGGTCGTCAACGTCCGCAAAGAGATGGGCCCGTCGGCGGTGCCCCCCTGGGTGACTCTGATCACATGCATGTTTCTGCATGGCGGCTGGATGCATTTCCTAGGAAACATGTGGTTCCTTTATATTTTCGGCGACAACGTGGAAGATCGCCTGGGGCATTTCGGTTTCGCGACGCTGTATTTGGGGACCGGAATCGTGGCCGGACTCGCTCACTTAGCCAGCGACCCGAGCAGCCCCATCCCGACCCTTGGCGCCAGTGGTGCGATCGCGGGGGTGATGGGTGCGTACGCGTTCCTGTACCCGCATGCTCGTGTGTTAGCTGTGTTGCCGCTGTTCGTATTCTTCACCACATTCGTGGTCCCCGCGCCCATCTTCTTAGGCATCTGGTTTGCCATTCAAATTTTCAGCGGCATTAGCTCCGGCGCAGGCGGCGTGGCATGGTGGGCACACGCCGGCGGATTCGCAGCGGGCATCATCGCTGCCGTCATCATCGGTCGCTTGCCGATGGGACACGGACCGGTCGTCGAACGTCGGTTCTAG
- a CDS encoding Gfo/Idh/MocA family protein: MPQKPASKIVIPGTSPKSAASRRTFLQGSTVLAGTALSATVIPNVHAASDDTIRFALVGCGGRGAGAADNIMKTKGNVKLVAVADAFPEVAKSKLRRLAGRHGDKVGVTEDEIIGGLDGYKSAIDVDCDLVVIATPPGFKPQQFEHAVKMGRHIFMEKPVASDATGVKRVLKAVEESKKKNLMVGIGLQRRHEPRYMETIKRIHDGAIGDVISQQVYWNGNGIWYRNPAPDFTEMQGQVNNWYHFNWLSGDQICEQHIHNLDVGCWVKGEYPVECNGMGGHQQREAGDGSKSQIFDHTFCEYTFADGSKMHSQGRHLKGGWSHVGEFAQGTKGSSNPSGTIMGENAWKFEGESPNGHQQEQHDLIEALMRGEIYNEGEYGAKSTFCAILGREACYSGKVIKWDDLLEKGRELAPGIDDFTYDSEPPVVRGEDGKYPIPVPGKYKPFG; encoded by the coding sequence ATGCCCCAGAAACCCGCCTCGAAAATTGTGATTCCAGGTACTTCGCCGAAGTCGGCCGCGAGTCGTCGTACATTCCTGCAAGGCTCGACTGTGTTAGCAGGTACAGCGCTTTCGGCTACTGTCATCCCCAATGTGCACGCCGCCAGTGACGACACGATTCGTTTCGCGTTGGTGGGTTGCGGTGGTCGTGGTGCAGGTGCCGCTGACAACATCATGAAGACCAAGGGCAACGTGAAATTGGTTGCCGTTGCTGATGCCTTCCCTGAAGTGGCGAAAAGCAAGTTGCGTCGTTTGGCTGGTCGTCACGGCGACAAGGTCGGCGTCACCGAAGACGAGATCATCGGTGGGTTGGACGGATACAAGTCCGCAATCGACGTGGACTGCGACTTGGTGGTGATCGCCACGCCTCCTGGATTCAAGCCGCAACAATTCGAGCACGCGGTGAAGATGGGACGCCACATCTTCATGGAAAAGCCGGTTGCTTCCGACGCGACTGGCGTGAAGCGAGTTCTTAAGGCTGTTGAAGAATCCAAGAAGAAGAACCTGATGGTCGGCATCGGGCTGCAGCGCCGTCACGAGCCTCGCTACATGGAAACCATCAAGCGAATCCACGACGGTGCAATCGGCGACGTGATCTCGCAACAGGTCTACTGGAACGGCAACGGCATCTGGTACCGCAACCCTGCTCCTGACTTCACCGAGATGCAGGGCCAAGTGAATAACTGGTACCACTTCAATTGGCTATCAGGCGACCAAATTTGTGAGCAACACATTCACAACCTGGATGTCGGTTGCTGGGTCAAGGGCGAGTACCCTGTTGAATGCAACGGCATGGGTGGTCACCAACAACGTGAAGCCGGTGACGGATCGAAGTCGCAAATCTTTGACCACACGTTCTGTGAATACACCTTTGCGGACGGTTCGAAGATGCACAGCCAAGGTCGACACCTGAAGGGCGGTTGGAGCCACGTGGGTGAGTTCGCACAAGGCACGAAAGGTTCATCGAACCCTTCAGGTACCATTATGGGTGAGAACGCGTGGAAGTTCGAAGGTGAGAGCCCCAACGGCCACCAACAAGAACAGCACGACTTGATCGAAGCGTTGATGCGTGGAGAAATTTACAACGAAGGTGAGTACGGTGCGAAGTCAACGTTCTGTGCCATCCTGGGCCGCGAAGCCTGCTATTCCGGCAAGGTGATCAAGTGGGACGATCTGCTTGAAAAAGGTCGCGAACTGGCACCTGGTATCGACGACTTCACTTACGATTCGGAGCCACCGGTTGTCCGTGGCGAAGACGGCAAGTACCCGATTCCTGTTCCAGGCAAGTACAAACCATTCGGTTAA
- a CDS encoding molybdopterin molybdotransferase MoeA — translation MIQSPDSAIEMLAARLVPVASENFAPGNPASQTLAHESISTQPINSSLIGRVLAEPILTDRDSPPADVSAMDGYAVFPGQIDRQLTWPVIAESAAGSRPPNLNPETASQQGVIRIFTGAMVPVGCDRVIQREHTIEQVNSDSPDTVEWTDKAKSITAGTNIRRQGENQLAGGIAVPAGRVIQGPQAAAITSVGASTVSVYGLVRVAIITTGDELASRDENSETLPPWMIRNSNAEALLGILNRCPYVAPPTVLHGPDEPEELKTIIEKALATHEVVLLTGGVSMGDRDYVPTVLNSIGAETLFHRLPLRPGKPILGAVHQLNSKAPTKLIIGLPGNPVSATMGVVRFALPLIARLGGVAAWRRSQPTVTLVEVGTKTLPMHWMRAVRLVEPAETGNAASAATPGLAELVIGKGSGDLLSLAQSDGFIEMPPHANNAGPWPFYAWG, via the coding sequence ATGATTCAAAGTCCTGACAGCGCCATCGAAATGCTAGCGGCAAGATTGGTTCCCGTTGCTTCTGAAAATTTCGCTCCCGGAAACCCGGCCTCCCAAACGCTTGCTCACGAATCCATTTCGACTCAACCCATCAACTCCAGCTTGATCGGACGTGTGTTGGCGGAACCAATTTTAACGGATCGAGACAGTCCGCCTGCCGACGTGTCAGCAATGGATGGCTACGCGGTGTTTCCTGGACAGATCGATCGGCAACTGACTTGGCCGGTGATCGCTGAGTCGGCTGCGGGATCGCGTCCGCCCAATCTCAATCCTGAAACGGCATCCCAGCAGGGTGTGATTCGAATCTTTACCGGTGCCATGGTCCCGGTGGGTTGCGACCGTGTCATTCAGCGTGAGCATACGATCGAACAGGTAAACTCAGACAGTCCTGACACGGTCGAATGGACCGACAAAGCGAAGAGCATCACCGCGGGTACGAATATTCGCCGACAAGGCGAGAACCAACTCGCCGGCGGCATTGCGGTGCCAGCCGGCCGTGTGATTCAGGGGCCACAAGCGGCAGCGATTACGTCCGTGGGGGCATCGACTGTTTCAGTGTATGGCTTGGTGCGAGTTGCCATTATCACCACAGGTGATGAACTGGCGTCACGTGATGAAAACTCCGAAACGCTGCCTCCCTGGATGATCCGAAACAGCAACGCCGAAGCTTTACTGGGCATCCTGAATCGGTGTCCTTACGTTGCACCGCCCACGGTCTTGCACGGACCGGATGAGCCCGAGGAATTGAAGACGATTATCGAAAAGGCGCTCGCGACGCACGAAGTCGTTCTTTTGACGGGTGGCGTTTCAATGGGCGATCGAGACTATGTCCCCACCGTATTGAATTCCATCGGAGCCGAGACGCTTTTTCATCGGCTGCCACTGCGGCCTGGGAAGCCCATTCTAGGCGCTGTCCATCAGCTGAATTCGAAAGCACCAACCAAGCTGATCATCGGACTTCCAGGCAATCCCGTCAGCGCTACCATGGGTGTCGTCCGGTTTGCATTGCCCCTGATCGCTCGACTAGGCGGGGTGGCAGCTTGGCGACGGTCTCAACCTACCGTCACGCTTGTTGAAGTAGGAACCAAGACGCTCCCGATGCACTGGATGCGAGCAGTGCGACTGGTCGAACCGGCGGAAACCGGGAATGCGGCCTCGGCAGCCACACCGGGTCTTGCTGAACTCGTGATAGGCAAAGGCTCCGGCGATCTACTCTCACTCGCGCAAAGCGACGGCTTCATCGAGATGCCGCCCCATGCGAACAACGCAGGCCCATGGCCGTTTTACGCTTGGGGTTAG